CTTGTCCGAGGGGCCCTTCTGTCGCCAGACCTTGAGCGTGAAGTCCATTACTTATAGCTCCTTTGGCTCGGCTTGCAGTGCTCGAACACCAGCGGTTCGACGTGCCGTTCGGGCTTCGCGCCCTCGCCCTTCCACTCCCACACGGCGGCGTGCATGAACGCCGCGTCGTCGCGCTTCGCCTCACCGTCCTCCGTCTGGCTCTCCTCGCGGAAGTGGCCGCCGCACGACTCGCGCCGCTCGAGCGCGTCGCGCACGAGCAGCTCCCCGAACTCGAGGAAGTCGGCCACGCGGCCCGCCTTCTCGAGCGTCTGGTTGAGCGCGTTCGCGTCGCCCGTGACGCGGAGATCGGCCCAGAACTCCTCCCGGAGCTTCGGGATCTCCTCGAGCGCGTGCTTGAGGCCCGCCTCGTTGCGCCCCATGCCGCAGTCGTTCCAGAGGATCTTCCCGAGCCGCTTGTGGAACGAGTCGGGAGACTGCTTGCCCTGGATGCCGAGCAGCTTGTCGATGCGGCCGCGCGCCGCCTCGGCCGCGCCCTTGAGCTCGGCGTGATCCTCGGCGAGCTTGTTCGGCCCGGCCTGGGCGAGGAAGTCGCCGATCGTGTACGGCAGGATGAAGTAGCCGTCCGCGAGCCCCTGCATGAGCGCGCTCGCACCGAGCCGGTTCGCGCCGTGGTCCGAGAAGTTCGCCTCGCCGATCACGA
This Pseudomonadota bacterium DNA region includes the following protein-coding sequences:
- a CDS encoding FAD-binding protein; this encodes VCDDGRGVGTGGLGVYLDFAESIGRLGRGVIEERYGNLFHMYHKITAENPYEVPMRIFPAVHYAMGGLWVDYNLMSTIPGLFVIGEANFSDHGANRLGASALMQGLADGYFILPYTIGDFLAQAGPNKLAEDHAELKGAAEAARGRIDKLLGIQGKQSPDSFHKRLGKILWNDCGMGRNEAGLKHALEEIPKLREEFWADLRVTGDANALNQTLEKAGRVADFLEFGELLVRDALERRESCGGHFREESQTEDGEAKRDDAAFMHAAVWEWKGEGAKPERHVEPLVFEHCKPSQRSYK